The genomic DNA agctagctattcaattgccagattcctttgctgacccaaagagagtaacaaatcgtacataccagcttgtaatgcaccagtacgtattgttgttcagaaggaacacaatcaagttgctacagagtctaaaccaCGTttaaaacgaggtagaccattaggttccaaagataagaaccctcagaaatctaagaaaggtgcaaatcaaaccgaggttaaggaaaatgcagacatggccgcggcaaatcctaaggtaccaaatgaggtttgagacgctgaacctcaaggacctgaaggtattgataataatgagatctcaatcaattatatcatgtctggaactCAATGGAACCATAAAGATGTCAACATTGATGAAGTATTTGCATATAAAGTAGCACTtaagataaatgaggatcatgaacccacgtctatattagagtgcactcaaagtaaagattggctaaaaatggaaagaaaccattgacgtggagttaaactctttaaagaagagaagtgtgtttggtccgatcttaaggacaacgCCTAaaataaagccagttggacataagtgggtctttgtaaggaagagaaatgagaaaaatgaaatcgtgagatataaggcacggcttgtagcacaaggattctctcaaagaccaggaatagactatgaggagacatactcccctgtgatggatgcaacaacatttaggtacttaataagtctggctataagagaaaaattggatttgcggttaatggatgttgtaaccgcatacttatatggtccagtggataatgaaatttatatgagattaccagagggttttgagctcaaagataagagtggttctcgagaacagtactgcataaggctgaacaaatccctttatggactgaaacaaagtggtcgaatgtggtataatcgaTTAAGTGAGTACTTagctaaagaaggctataagaatgacccaatcagtccatgtatatttataaagaagtttgcaaacaaagggtttgtgataatagcagtatatatggatgatttgaatatcctaggaacctctggagaaatcgcccaaacagtcgaatatttaaagaaagagtttgaaatgaaagacctaggtaaaactaaattctgtttgggattgcagcttgagtacataaatgatggaatctttgtgcatcaaatggcatatacagaaaaggtactcaagaggtttaatatggaccaagctcacccattgaccagcccaatggttgtgaggagtcttgatttggataaagattcatttggtccaaagaaggccgatgaagaagttctcggttctgaagtgccatacctcagtgctataggagcgttaatgttcttggctagccacactagaccggacatatgttttgccgtgaacctcctagcaagatttagttcttgtccgactaaaaggcactggaacggtgtTAAGCATGttctgcgttacctacaagggacggcagactttggtttattttatactaactataacaaagaaggtttagttggttttgctgatgcaggttacttatcGGATCCGCACAACTCTAGGTCTCAAACCGGATACGTGTTTACACACGATGGTACGGCGATTtcgtggcgttctatgaagcagagCATTGNAGTGAGTACTTagctaaagaaggctataagaatgacccaatcagtccatgtatatttataaagaagtttgcaaacaaagggtttgtgataatagcagtatatatggatgatttgaatatcctaggaacctctggagaaatcgcccaaacagtcgaatatttaaagaaagagtttgaaatgaaagacctaggtaaaactaaattctgtttgggattgcagcttgagtacataaatgatggaatctttgtgcatcaaatggcatatacagaaaaggtactcaagaggtttaatatggaccaagctcacccattgaccagcccaatggttgtgaggagtcttgatttggataaagattcatttggtccaaagaaggccgatgaagaagttctcggttctgaagtgccatacctcagtgctataggagcgttaatgttcttggctagccacactagaccggacatatgttttgccgtgaacctcctagcaagatttagttcttgtccgactaaaaggcactggaacggtgtTAAGCATGttctgcgttacctacaagggacggcagactttggtttattttatactaactataacaaagaaggtttagttggttttgctgatgcaggttacttatcGGATCCGCACAACTCTAGGTCTCAAACCGGATACGTGTTTACACACGATGGTACGGCGATTtcgtggcgttctatgaagcagagCATTGTGCCACTTCGTCCAACCATGCAGAGATCCTAGCAATTCATGAAGCCGGACGAGAGAGTGTatggttgaggtcgatgactcaacatattAGAGCAAATTGCGGAATGGTCGAAGACAAAAAGCCAACCGTAATCTACGAagacaatacggcctgcatcgcacagctcaaggaaggttacgtcaagggagatcggacgaagcacatcctACCCAAGTttttcttcacacatgaactacaaaaggtcggagaagttcaagtggtgcaagttcagtcatgcgacaactcagccgatctcttcactaaGGCATTACCGACAACTACATTCAAAAAGTTCATGCACCAGATTGaaatgcggaggcttaaggactttAGGGATGCTTAGAACAAGGGGAGCAatgcgtgctgtactctttttccttcaccatggttttttcccactgggttttcctggtaaggttttaatgaggcagcaacCCCCTAGCGTATTGCATTGATCCCTTAGCATCAGTATGGTTATGttatccaagggggagtgttataaacCACTTAACGGATGGACTCCATAACTAGGCCCATACACGGCTCGTTCGTGGCCCGTGTCCGTCAAAGACaataaggcccatcggccatagGTTTTATGTCTAGTCGGTTatgtactctactatatatatatgtaacctcgagTTTATTCAATAATAAGACAAGAGAATTACTCCATTcgattctctagtttacaactaATTCGCAATTGACTTGATGATACAAAAAACTTACCATCAGGATCAGCATTTTCTTCGATTTGCAACGCGTCTAAATTGGCTAAATCGGAATTAGCAGGGGTAACAGCAAGTATCAAGCAGCCAGGGTTCTTAATGTAAGACAAGATCATGGTTCTTATACGAGCTTCGATATCAGTAGGCTGATCACCAACAGGAACCTTAGTGATACACAAGATAGATATCCAAAACATTAGGGGAAGATATTTTCAAACGAATTGGATTATCTGATACACCTTTGTTCTCTCCTGATATTCTATTAGTCTCAGCCTACACAAACAATTTAAACCATCATCAAAACTGATATGTGACAAAGAAGCTACACGAACACttggaagaagagaatgaaTGAGAATATATAAACCTCAATTCTACATTCTACTTTCACGGTTACAACCATTTatacaccaaaatcaaaacttttgattCAAAAGTCATCACAAATGCTACAAGCTGAAAACGCTATTTGTAACAGGAAGAGGCCTTACCAATGGTGGAGCCAAGTGAATGTGAAGAGTCCTGAACAGACTGTGTAGCCTTTTGCGTCACTTCCTCGGTCGTACCAGCGAGCCAAGAAGTAACAGCTCCACTCAGCTTCTCCACGCTCTAAGTTTTTGAATATACAAATCGAGAATATGTGTTGTGTGAGTGGAAATTTGAAGTTAAAGTGAATTTAGGTGGACAAGACATAAGTCTAGTTTCATGACAGATAAGGGCAGAGGTAGGTGTTCCCCCattaattcgtttttttttgttttctttagatatatacattttatgttttctttcacAATCAGATATATTAAGgaaattggaaaaagaaaatacatttttcgaaacaaaaacaagaaaatgataGTCATGTGGCGGGCTATTATTAGTCATTGTTTGAGACTTTGTTCTCAGAATCCACCTCTCACTTCGATTACTCCCGCTTAGCTGTCAGACTGACTTTATCCGTCATGATTAGTTTCTTAAAAAAGTCAGTTATCCAACATTTATCTGATTCAGTTACTTTTGGCCTAGTCATATTCCCGATTATTTTTAGATTATCACTGAACACCCGTTAGCGTTTTGCCAAATTTTAAACAACGGTTTGAGAAAATGGATGGAGTAAGGACTTGGGTGGGCTATTCGGTATGTTGAAGCTCCAAAAGGAGAGTTGGGATTTTTTCTCTCAGGAGGTCCACCCATTTTGGTCATTATTTCTGTTAATGGGCCTTTTGGTCcactcattttgtttttttttcttttctgatgttcACTCCCACCTAACTTAGTCAACAAAAAGttacatgaaaacaaaaacaaatttgtgatTTCGCATTTCGATGTAATCGATGGAGAACAAAACTGAGATTAAATGGTAAAAGAGATTTGTTTCTTCCAATGGTAGAAAAGGTATTTAtacttaagtaaaaaaaaaattatttaaaataaacttcctacaaacaatttttttttttcacaaaactttGAATTCTTACCACCCTCATATATCTTATCCTATTCCGAAAGTACCTAAACAACATTAAAGCACATTATATTTCATACTATCCTAGTTCCAACAATATCTTATGTGAATTTTGGGCCAAGTCAAGTGATtgaggaaaaatatataatccacaAGATCCTTTGAATATACTTAAGTAAAAATGAATATCCGAGACTCTTATCTAGAATTCTATCCTAAATAAAGCACGTCCACTTATGTATCCATCACAAGATTTCAAGTGGGTCATCTTTTATTTCAAGATATTGTTAGTCTAAACCTCTCCTATACCTCATTAATCGTGAAAacttattttattcaaataattgCTATTCAAACGACGGATCAAAAGGTTAAAGTACTTTTATGTTATtgtatatttcattatttttgagCCGCATTGTcctcttttcttgtttgttcaTATGCAAATTCGAAATCAAAAGACTTATAGaacattacatatttatttcatCAGACATTTGAGAAATCCGATAGAAAATGTCTCGCAAACCGGAAAACAAACGTTAAATCCGGAAATTAAAactttagatataaaaaaaaaagaagaagaagaaaagcagaaAGATATAAAATCAAAGGTGGGGGATAATGTTTTGATgtttacaaagaaacaaagcaaagggGGAGAGGTTTGGAAATTAAGCATTGGTGAAGCTTGGGGGCTTGTAGGCGATGAAACTGATGCACTGCACTTGACGGGTGTTGTCGAATCCGATGATCCTAATGAAGGCTTCGGGGTACTCCTTCTTGCACTCCTCGACTTCCTTCAACACTTGAGCGGAGTCGGTGCAACCGAACAAGGGAAGCTTCCACATTGTCCAGTACCTTCCATCGTAGTATCCGGGGGTGTTACCGTGCTCACGGTGCACAAACCCGTTCTATAAAAACCACACATGTTACAAACCAACtcagaatattttttaaaaagagttcCTAATCAATATTAtaccaccaacaacaacaagaaaatagTCCAAGATCTATATTATGTTCAAACTTGATTACCTCCAACTCGAATTCAACACAGGGAATCCACTTGTTGCGGATAAGGTAGTCAACTTCCTTAGCCAATTCGGATTCGGTAAGGTCAGGAAGGTAAGAGAGggtctcaaacttcttctttccGATCGGAGGCCACACCtataattttttaagatttacacaataataataacattagtTCATGTAATTCGAatgaatatatacaaaaaaaaatcgaaagaagaaaaatatatatatgaaccttCATGCAGCTAACTCTTCCGCCGTTGCTTGTGATGGAAGTAATGTCGTTGTTGGCCTTGCGGGTGGCTGGGAAAGCAGCGGAGGACTTAAGTCCGGTGAAAGGAGCGACCATAGTGGCCTGAGCCGGAGAGGCAACCATTGTAGCGGAAGAGAGCATAGATGAAGCCATTgttcttctttactcttttgtGTGACTGAGGATAGGTCTAGTGCTTTGCTCATCtatatataatgataataaCAATGAGAACAAGCCCTTGAATGATCCGAGGGTCGAGGATTCATGAGGTTGGATTGTGAAGGGATTTAGACCGTTAGATGTTGAGTGTGGATATGTGTGAGGGTTAAGTTCACTTGGTAACGGCCACAGAGCCTAAGGTAAGGTGTTGAGACCCTTATCGGTTTGTACCGCTAGAACAGTGCCACGTGGAAGATAACTCCATGAATCTTATCGTTATCTATGAGTGAAAATGTGTGATGGGTGGTGCTAACTCGTTTTACTTTCCggaggttttggttttggctcCGTCCCTTTTTTGGGGGATTAATATTTTTCCTTATTACATACAACCTCTTTTTTTACCTTTGACTTGGAtagataaaactatatatatagaatgatcttttttttttttgtcaactatataGAATGATATCTTATACATTAATTCTCTGTAAAATATGCCAGAAAAGATCAAGTTTAATGTGAAAAGTGAATTTTTAGTAATCATACATTTTTTAACCTTGGATTTGGTAAAATATTAGAATGGTATGGTTCACGAATAAAAATGGGAGTTCCTTCTTCAGGTGATTCTTGTCTCATCATATTTCTCTAATGCCTCGCTCGAGCTTCGAACACATCATGATGGGTTGCACTATTATGTGCCTTCAGTAACCGTAAGAGCTGGAAGAGTTATAATGCCAAGACAAATACTTAATACACAAAACAATAggaaaaaaatggaatatttaTCCAACATTTTACATTGTAAACGTAAAACAACACttccacccaaaaaaaattaattaaagcaaGACTCTTAAAACTAGATATATTCTTTCCACATCTTAAAACATATTGTTAtcaagttgtattttttttaatatcgttttctagtttttaaactaaattatattttatctattagTTAGAAAGACAAATTTATTAAGAATGAATGCTCTAATCGCCATCATTCTTAGTGGGTCATACGTCCTCTCTCAACCCGTGGATCTATCTAAGGATGGTCGTTCAATTTTTTAatctggttttggtttggttttttgatttatgatttattcggttttttgtatttttcaatttGGTTGCGGTTCAGTTTCTAcggttttacaatttttatggaaaatataactttttaaaaagcatATGTATTTCGTTCAGTTAGGTtactaggttttaccccgtgATATACCACgagtctattattttgttgatatgatattGTAATAGTTTAGTGGTGCTTGTAGTCGATGGTGAATTGCATCtctatatatactgttaacggttgtatataggttttatataaactcttgattcgcaagttgacaatatacattttgttatttggttagctatgatttaggaatgaatgatatcacatattcttattttgattctcaattgatattattggattaatagtgtatatttaaagctaataagaactTAGCAAATAtttaatcgtttattaaacgaaaattagatatttcctaagatgtattcatttgaattagttgctatattatatgGATGTGATTATAgaatttgtgttatcaattctttttgtcaaactcagccctaaaaattcggcatgtaaattagatctttcctaagatacaatagGCATTACttgacattaattggatgtaaataagtacgctatggattagaaaccggcccaaaatattcggtaATCTTAAagaggatccggataattgaatcggttataattttagttaaaaatctaacccgaagttggcaaaaagccaAAGAGTaatggcaccctattgtactctaaaaatgtatttcgagctctatatgtggatgtacttgtttggttataaatatcctaagaaaaattttaaaatatatattcgtttataaaaactcaaatcacatcatatgcagaGAAAAAgatctaaatttttattaactttatgaattaaatagtaattaaaataattaaatataaaattaaataaaaatgcaaggagaattatattttaatctaacatattgatttaaattaggtagacagtttttaggaaattaattaaacttttctAATGGcaagtaaatgtaatttttttacaccttttaaggttagtttcatatttgtacttcccaattaatatagtaggatttcaTAAGTTATTTcataagatttataaattacTTTGGGGGATAATTGTAACGTTCTAACCGCCATCATTCTTAGTGGGTCATACGTCTTCTCTCAGCCTGTGGATCTATCTAAGGATGGTCGTTCAATTTTTCGATctggtttcggtttggtttttttgatttatgatttattcggttttttgtatttttcaatttGGTTGCGGTTCAGTTTTTAcggttttacaatttttatgaaaaatataactttttaaaaagcatATGTATTTCGTTCAGTTAGGTTACAGTTTTATTAAgtgattctatattttacaaaaaataatcattatgtttgttgcataaaataaataaaaaatagaaagaatatatcaatcaataagttttacataatttcaaattaTAGAATCTAAATCTAGTTTCGAAAatccaaataattcaaaattaaaatacaaagaaaataattcaaataattatagacccaattaaaaaaatcttaaagacattattatatttattataaactgaacataaataattatatataggtattccaaatattcatcaaaaaaaaaacatttgattttacggtttttaaccaaaccaaacataaacgATTTGGTTAATAAACAAATAGATTTTAGACTTAActataaccaaaacaaaccatttatttcagtttggtttagttCAATTTTTTGGATTACGGTTTTTTGCTCACTCGTAATTTCATCTTTATCTGATGGCCAGTTCACTAGATctgagaggctttaaagacttatttaccgatcctacaaatcaccacatgatttttctCCGTGATTTTTCCTCACTCATATGGTTCTGGTAATCACTTCTTGGAAGGTCATCCGTCCAGAAATCGCTCTAGCTCAAACAGTAAACTGTAGAGTTCTCTAAGTATTATTGACCAAAAAACAAGTGCACTTGTACGAAATAcgtggccaaatcaattattttaaacttatCTGCATGCATCACCATATTTCATGAAAGTGGAGTAGTCCTGGGCATTCGGAgtaaaccgagaaaaccgaatcaagaaaaccaaaaattttggtTCTTGGCGCTGATTGTGAGGAGAAAGCCAAACCGATCGGcgaaataattttagtaattcgATTATCAATTCGGTTCGGCAGACGATAACTGATCGGTTTTTTGGTTAATAGGTGCaccatataaaatgaaaaaaaatcctagatctttcatttcttctcttatttttttctctgcCTACGAAAGAGAACTTTTTCTATACCTCCTTCTCAttctttctcattttattattctttttgctGCATCTTCCCACCTATTtatgtatcttcttctcttcgtcatCATAGATCCATGGCCAGTGTTTTGCACAATAGTTTCAAAACGTTGTTAGCCTTATCACCATCATTCAGATCTATGAATGATGGTCCATCAGTCATTTATAATCAATTCTCTCCGACAACTAAACTGTGGTACAGATTCACCGCTACTAGCTTCCTCAACACCAAACTCACGATTGGTAAATCTTCCGATCTAATcgactttcatttttttttcttttcttatttcataAGTTTAGATAAAGGATTGCATGTTGCTTTGATGATGGTAGGTTATAGATCTCAATGAAGGCATGTTTCTTCACGGGGAGATCCCACTGCTAGATGCTAATGCTACTGTCGCCGTCGCATATCCGCCGCCTTAGAAATGAGTAGGGGCAAGGAGTtcataaaaccctaaattttaatGGATTGTTGTTGCTATTTAATTTGggctttgttttgtaaaatttggcCCACTAGTTTAGTggtttataattgtaattttgtttttgaagccCATTCTTATAAATTTGGTaccgaattaaaaaaaaatcggtttaTTTTGGAATTGATTTTAAATCCAATAACCGATCCGAATAAACCGATTACCGAATAACCCGAACCGAACTTTATTCGGTTTAATTCGGCGGAATTTTTAGATAAccgaaattttgaaaaaccgaataacccgaattaaccgaatgcccagggctaaaGTGGAGTATTACAATAATTACTAGTTGGGGACTCTATACAAGTacttataaagttttaaatgtattttataaggttttataagatatattataatttttacaaggtacttataaggtttttataaagtatttacaaaatatgtataagatTTTACACATGTATAAAGATAATTTTTGTATGCTTTTATAAAGTTACGCAAGTCCTTCTGTAGATCTCAGAATTTTAGGGACATTTTTCTTAACGTTTTAGAGATAGAGTACTTTTGAAAAGTGATATTGGAAAATAAGCATTCTTAAATTCCTCtaaatttattagttatttagaaaaataaaaacagaactttacaaaattttattttaaacatttaggGCAAAATTTTTGTAGAATGACACTCTAAATTCAAAAGAGTGAGAGTTTATCtctcttaaatttatataaattttagtttatttcacAAAAATGAAAGGAGCGATTAtgttacaaataaaatgaataattgattaatgcaaataaatacattttgagttttgacaca from Camelina sativa cultivar DH55 chromosome 7, Cs, whole genome shotgun sequence includes the following:
- the LOC104701308 gene encoding ribulose bisphosphate carboxylase small chain 1A, chloroplastic gives rise to the protein MASSMLSSATMVASPAQATMVAPFTGLKSSAAFPATRKANNDITSITSNGGRVSCMKVWPPIGKKKFETLSYLPDLTESELAKEVDYLIRNKWIPCVEFELENGFVHREHGNTPGYYDGRYWTMWKLPLFGCTDSAQVLKEVEECKKEYPEAFIRIIGFDNTRQVQCISFIAYKPPSFTNA